In Betta splendens chromosome 19, fBetSpl5.4, whole genome shotgun sequence, the following proteins share a genomic window:
- the rpl38 gene encoding 60S ribosomal protein L38, with translation MPRKIEEIKDFLLTARRKDAKSVKIKKNKDNVKFKVRCSRFLYTLVITDMEKAEKLKQSLPPGLAVKELK, from the exons ATG cctCGCAAAATAGAAGAAATCAAGGATTTCCTGCTGACGGCAAGGAGGAAGGATGCCAAGT CTGTAAAGATCAAGAAGAACAAGGACAATGTTAAGTTCAAGGTGCGCTGCAGCAGGTTCCTGTACACCCTGGTCATCACAGACATGGAGAAGGCTGAGAAGCTCAAACAGTCCCTGCCACCAG GTCTGGCTGTGAAGGAGCTGAAGTGA